Proteins encoded by one window of Bryobacteraceae bacterium:
- a CDS encoding F0F1 ATP synthase subunit gamma produces the protein MSRRRDLDLKLHGLLEIREILDSMKNLAVMELRRLDRFAGAQRQAVATIAEAAADFARFFPEFCAGAAGGSVTLVLGSERGFCGDFNETLLRRVPPGATAVLVGSRLAGKAEPHRPVAATLPSASVVEEVEPTLVRIVNALGEAAGGSLGPLLVSVIHHSPPHGQVGVSLLHPFTEPVSPNRYSSPPLLYLEPAVLAKELTEQYLLARLHQLLYDSLTAENHARVAHMEAAVRQLDERCVELKKRGQSLRQEEITQEIEVIMLGAELVRPTSVSTSAN, from the coding sequence ATGAGCCGCCGGCGCGACCTCGACCTCAAGCTTCACGGCCTCCTCGAGATCCGCGAGATCCTCGACTCCATGAAGAACCTCGCCGTGATGGAGCTGCGCCGGTTGGACCGCTTTGCCGGCGCGCAACGCCAGGCGGTGGCCACCATCGCCGAAGCCGCTGCCGACTTTGCCCGCTTCTTCCCGGAGTTCTGCGCCGGCGCAGCCGGGGGGAGCGTCACGCTCGTCCTCGGCAGCGAACGGGGCTTTTGCGGCGACTTCAATGAAACGCTCCTCCGCCGTGTGCCCCCCGGCGCGACGGCAGTGCTCGTCGGCAGCCGGTTGGCAGGCAAGGCCGAGCCCCACCGCCCGGTGGCTGCTACGCTCCCCAGCGCGAGTGTCGTGGAGGAAGTGGAGCCCACGCTCGTCCGCATCGTGAACGCGCTCGGCGAAGCGGCTGGTGGCTCATTGGGGCCCCTGTTGGTTTCCGTAATTCACCACTCGCCGCCGCACGGACAGGTGGGCGTGTCGCTCCTCCATCCGTTCACCGAACCTGTTTCGCCAAACCGCTACTCTTCGCCGCCGCTGCTCTATCTGGAACCGGCCGTTCTGGCGAAAGAGCTCACCGAACAGTACCTGCTGGCGCGATTGCACCAGCTGCTCTACGACTCCCTGACCGCGGAGAACCACGCCCGCGTCGCGCACATGGAGGCAGCCGTGCGCCAGCTCGATGAGCGTTGCGTCGAGCTGAAGAAGCGCGGGCAATCTCTACGGCAGGAGGAGATCACGCAGGAGATCGAAGTGATCATGCTCGGGGCCGAGCTGGTGCGGCCGACGAGCGTCTCGACATCGGCAAATTAA
- a CDS encoding TonB-dependent receptor: MSRTFRLFCFSAAVCAIAPGQTFFGSVVGNVADATGAAMPQATVALINTGTADRRTAETDPSGAYQFVNLTPGQYRVEVEKQGFRRFVRDNITVEVQSTVRIDVAMQVGEVTQILEVTEQTPLLQTENASLGQVVESRKVLEMPLNGRNVYSLVALVPGVVPGGQSGSTPTGANPFAWANFQIGGGQANQSASYIDGAPVNASYVNLTALVPTQDAVQEFRVQTNSLGPEFGRFAGGVINLTTKSGTNSFHGSAYEYFRNRVLNANTFFNNRAGVQRPAFSQNQFGANIGGPIQHDKTFFFGSYEGFRLRQGSSYVFTVPTDAMRAGNFSDYRNASGAMVPVYDPLTTCGRLNNPACPGNTISRTPFPGNVIPTNRIDRAAAAMVPLWGRANGPGLPFTAVNNYTANASVGGSQEQVNIRGDHNVSDKQRLFARYTFWKNYNLPIDPYGTNTCVDRCIESMNTNQAVLGDTYSINPTTFLDMRLSFTRFSYDRTSLTAGYDLTQLGWPAQLNNDVAFRVQPIPLVNQYNGVFSTNGTGSTIVARNDIYSINPSMTKIAGKHTVKFGGEWRRLTHNYFQQNNPSGSFNFDNLITSVNPLAAAGTGNGFASFLLGMGSGGGITHNNFVAGQMIYRALYVGDQWQIGSRLTFNYGVRFEQIGPWSERFDRLVVLLPDAANDLNGRGGLQFRGRFGLVNSPDNPSRNNTKLANVFSPRLGLAYRLNNKTVLRSGYGLFYLPNDVAFNTAPNIDISNAYNTPYLGTLDGSITPNDRISNPFPNGIVQAPGRASNIQQLFNGQGVNAPLYNDPRAYTQQWNFDIQREILGGMALDVAYAGSKGTFLPGPNQALNQLPVEFLSQGQSLLTQVPNPFLGEVKLGALAQPNVSRAQLLRPYPQYTGYNLVSPMNRNSIYHSGQLKLEKRFSNGASILTSYTWAKLISDTDTLTAWLEPSGGLGVQNWYNLSAERSVALYDVAHRAVISFIYDLPFGKGQRYMSGLNGAAERIVGGWGINGVTTFQSGNPLGISMAVNTSNSQGGGQRPNSTGVSANLDGPAQSRLNRWFDTSQFTAAPAFTFGNVARSLSDVRSHGVNNFDFTLFKNTRLTERFGLQFRTEVFNLFNRVQFSPPARALGNSQFGIVSGQYNNPRLVQFALRLQF, from the coding sequence ATGTCGCGCACCTTTAGGTTGTTTTGTTTCTCCGCGGCCGTTTGTGCCATCGCACCCGGTCAGACCTTCTTCGGTTCCGTGGTCGGCAACGTCGCCGATGCCACTGGCGCGGCCATGCCGCAAGCCACCGTGGCGCTCATCAACACCGGCACCGCCGACCGGCGCACCGCCGAAACGGACCCCTCCGGCGCCTACCAGTTCGTGAACCTCACCCCGGGCCAATACCGCGTGGAGGTTGAAAAACAGGGCTTCCGGCGCTTCGTGCGCGACAACATCACGGTGGAGGTGCAGAGCACCGTCCGAATCGATGTGGCGATGCAGGTGGGCGAGGTGACGCAGATCCTCGAAGTCACCGAACAGACGCCGCTGCTGCAGACCGAGAACGCGTCGCTCGGGCAGGTGGTGGAGTCGCGCAAGGTGCTCGAGATGCCGCTGAACGGCCGCAACGTCTACAGCCTGGTGGCTCTGGTTCCCGGCGTCGTTCCCGGCGGCCAATCCGGCTCCACTCCCACCGGCGCGAATCCCTTCGCGTGGGCGAACTTCCAAATCGGCGGCGGACAGGCCAACCAAAGCGCTTCCTACATTGACGGCGCTCCGGTGAACGCCTCCTACGTAAACCTCACCGCGCTTGTTCCCACGCAGGATGCGGTGCAGGAGTTTCGCGTGCAGACCAACTCGCTCGGGCCGGAGTTCGGCCGCTTTGCCGGCGGCGTCATCAACCTCACCACGAAGTCCGGCACCAACAGCTTCCACGGCAGCGCCTACGAGTACTTCCGGAATCGCGTGCTCAATGCGAACACATTCTTCAACAACCGTGCTGGCGTGCAGCGCCCGGCGTTCTCGCAGAATCAGTTCGGCGCCAACATCGGCGGACCCATCCAGCACGACAAGACGTTCTTCTTCGGATCGTACGAGGGGTTCCGGCTGCGCCAGGGGTCGTCCTATGTCTTCACCGTTCCCACCGACGCCATGCGGGCGGGAAACTTCTCCGACTACCGCAACGCTTCCGGCGCGATGGTTCCGGTCTACGACCCGCTCACCACCTGTGGGCGCTTGAACAATCCCGCCTGCCCGGGCAACACGATTTCGCGGACGCCCTTCCCGGGCAACGTCATCCCCACCAACCGGATCGATCGAGCGGCGGCGGCGATGGTTCCGCTCTGGGGCCGCGCCAACGGTCCGGGCCTGCCGTTCACGGCGGTGAACAACTACACTGCCAACGCGAGTGTCGGCGGCAGCCAGGAGCAGGTGAACATCCGCGGCGACCACAACGTTTCCGACAAGCAGCGCCTCTTCGCCCGATACACGTTCTGGAAGAACTACAACCTGCCGATCGACCCCTACGGCACCAATACCTGCGTCGACCGCTGCATCGAGTCGATGAACACCAACCAAGCCGTGCTCGGCGATACCTACTCGATCAACCCGACGACGTTCCTCGACATGCGTCTCTCGTTCACGCGGTTCAGCTATGACCGCACCTCCCTGACGGCCGGCTACGACCTGACGCAGCTCGGCTGGCCGGCGCAGCTCAACAACGACGTCGCCTTCCGCGTGCAGCCGATTCCCCTCGTCAATCAATACAACGGCGTCTTCTCGACAAACGGCACCGGCAGCACCATCGTCGCCCGCAACGATATCTACTCGATCAACCCGAGCATGACGAAGATCGCCGGCAAGCACACCGTGAAGTTCGGCGGCGAGTGGCGGCGGCTCACGCACAACTACTTCCAGCAGAACAATCCCTCGGGCTCTTTCAACTTCGACAACCTGATCACGTCGGTGAACCCGCTCGCGGCCGCCGGCACCGGCAACGGCTTCGCGTCGTTCCTGCTTGGCATGGGCTCCGGCGGCGGCATCACCCACAACAACTTCGTCGCCGGACAGATGATCTACCGCGCGCTCTACGTGGGCGACCAATGGCAGATCGGATCGCGTCTCACGTTCAACTACGGCGTCCGGTTCGAGCAGATCGGGCCGTGGTCGGAACGGTTTGACCGGCTGGTGGTACTGCTGCCGGACGCGGCGAACGATCTCAACGGCCGCGGGGGCCTGCAGTTCAGGGGGCGCTTCGGCCTGGTGAACTCGCCCGACAATCCGAGTCGCAACAACACCAAGCTGGCCAACGTCTTCTCGCCTCGGCTGGGTTTGGCCTACCGCCTGAACAACAAGACCGTTCTTCGCAGCGGCTATGGGCTGTTCTACCTTCCGAACGATGTCGCCTTCAACACGGCGCCCAACATCGACATTTCGAACGCTTACAACACGCCGTACCTCGGCACGCTCGATGGCTCCATCACGCCGAACGACCGCATTTCGAATCCGTTCCCGAACGGGATCGTCCAGGCGCCGGGCCGCGCCTCGAATATCCAGCAGTTGTTCAACGGGCAGGGCGTGAACGCGCCGCTCTACAACGATCCCCGCGCCTACACCCAGCAGTGGAACTTCGACATCCAGCGCGAGATTCTCGGCGGCATGGCGCTCGACGTCGCCTATGCCGGCTCCAAGGGCACGTTCCTTCCGGGCCCGAACCAGGCCTTGAACCAGCTTCCAGTGGAGTTCCTCTCGCAGGGCCAGAGCCTGCTGACGCAAGTTCCGAACCCGTTCCTGGGAGAGGTGAAGCTCGGCGCGCTCGCCCAACCCAACGTTTCCCGCGCCCAACTGCTCCGCCCCTATCCGCAGTACACCGGATACAATCTGGTCTCCCCGATGAACCGCAATTCGATCTATCACTCAGGGCAGTTGAAGCTCGAGAAACGCTTCTCAAACGGCGCTTCGATCCTGACTTCGTATACCTGGGCGAAACTCATCAGCGATACGGATACGCTCACCGCATGGCTCGAACCGAGCGGCGGTCTCGGCGTGCAGAACTGGTACAACCTGAGCGCGGAACGCTCCGTGGCGCTCTACGACGTGGCTCACCGCGCCGTGATCAGCTTTATCTACGACCTGCCATTCGGCAAGGGGCAGCGCTACATGTCCGGTCTCAACGGCGCGGCGGAGCGGATCGTCGGTGGTTGGGGCATCAACGGCGTCACCACCTTCCAGAGCGGGAACCCGCTCGGAATAAGCATGGCGGTGAATACGTCGAACTCACAGGGCGGCGGCCAGCGGCCCAACTCCACCGGCGTCAGCGCGAATCTCGACGGCCCGGCCCAGTCGCGGCTGAACCGCTGGTTCGATACGTCGCAGTTCACAGCCGCGCCGGCATTCACATTCGGCAACGTGGCCCGTTCGCTCAGCGATGTCCGCTCACACGGCGTGAACAACTTCGACTTCACGTTGTTCAAGAACACCCGCCTCACGGAGCGATTCGGCCTGCAGTTCCGCACCGAGGTGTTCAACCTGTTCAACCGCGTGCAGTTCAGCCCTCCCGCACGAGCACTGGGCAACTCGCAGTTCGGCATCGTAAGCGGACAGTACAATAACCCGCGGCTCGTTCAGTTCGCGCTCCGGCTACAATTTTAG
- a CDS encoding CRTAC1 family protein — MRHALAGLWTAIAFAQSPSFSARTLPFTHRNSPTAQKYLPETMGGGVALLDYDGDGRLDIFLVNGGRVAAPLADPPDFRRRDPAFWNRLYRQLPDGGFTDVTTAAGLGASANVYGMGAAAADIDNDGDTDFYVTGFGGNTLYRNRGDGTFEDVTAASGTAAAGWSVSAAFLDYDNDGLLDLFVARYLDWDFARNILCGTPFHTYCRPDKFKGTANLLFHNEGDGRFRDMSEASGITASRGKGMGVAVADYDGDGLPDIFVANDGMEQFLFHNEGGGRFAEVALEAGVALSDDARTFAGMGAAFADYDNDGRPDLAVTNLALEKYAVYRNEGDGRFAYSSLVTGVAALTARSSGWGVGLHDFDNNGWKDLFAAQSHVLDNVERVHSGLRYREPPALLLNRSGTFTAAGLGLAATAGRGAAFGDIDNDGRIDVVIANLGTAPTLLLNRTTSPGMTVRLRGRRSNRDGIGAVVIAAGQTVSAASSGSYLASSDPRVHIAGRPGKLDIRWPSGVRQTVEGLAPGPVVEIEEKE, encoded by the coding sequence ATGCGCCATGCGCTGGCGGGACTCTGGACTGCGATTGCCTTTGCACAGAGCCCGTCGTTCAGTGCACGTACTCTTCCCTTCACGCATCGCAATTCACCGACGGCGCAGAAGTACCTGCCGGAGACGATGGGCGGCGGAGTCGCGCTGCTCGACTATGACGGCGACGGCCGGCTCGACATCTTCCTGGTGAATGGCGGCCGGGTCGCCGCGCCGCTCGCTGATCCGCCCGATTTCCGCCGCCGCGACCCCGCTTTCTGGAATCGCCTGTACCGGCAGCTTCCTGACGGCGGATTCACCGACGTCACTACAGCCGCCGGGCTCGGCGCGTCCGCCAACGTGTATGGAATGGGCGCCGCCGCCGCCGACATCGACAATGACGGCGACACGGACTTCTACGTCACCGGCTTCGGCGGCAACACCCTCTACCGCAATCGCGGTGATGGAACCTTTGAAGATGTCACGGCCGCGTCGGGCACGGCTGCAGCGGGCTGGTCCGTCTCGGCCGCCTTCCTCGACTACGACAACGACGGTCTGCTCGATCTCTTCGTAGCCCGCTATCTCGATTGGGACTTCGCGCGCAACATCCTCTGCGGCACGCCGTTCCACACCTACTGCCGCCCTGACAAGTTCAAAGGAACCGCCAATCTGCTGTTCCACAACGAAGGCGATGGCCGTTTCCGCGACATGAGTGAGGCGTCCGGGATCACGGCCTCTCGCGGGAAGGGCATGGGCGTGGCGGTGGCCGACTACGACGGCGACGGGCTTCCCGATATCTTCGTCGCCAACGACGGCATGGAGCAGTTCCTGTTTCACAACGAAGGCGGCGGCCGTTTCGCCGAAGTGGCGCTCGAAGCCGGCGTCGCGCTCAGCGACGACGCACGCACCTTCGCTGGCATGGGCGCCGCCTTCGCCGACTACGACAACGACGGCCGCCCGGACCTCGCCGTCACCAACCTGGCGCTTGAGAAGTACGCGGTGTATCGCAACGAGGGTGACGGGCGATTCGCCTACTCGAGCCTGGTCACCGGTGTGGCCGCGCTGACCGCGCGAAGTTCCGGCTGGGGTGTCGGACTCCACGACTTCGACAACAATGGTTGGAAAGACCTGTTCGCCGCCCAGAGCCATGTGCTCGACAACGTCGAGCGCGTCCATTCCGGGCTCCGCTACCGGGAGCCGCCCGCGTTGCTGCTCAACCGAAGCGGCACGTTCACCGCCGCCGGGCTCGGGCTGGCGGCCACCGCCGGACGCGGCGCTGCGTTCGGCGATATCGACAACGACGGGCGCATCGACGTCGTCATCGCAAACCTCGGCACGGCGCCGACACTGCTGCTCAACCGGACCACGTCGCCGGGAATGACCGTCCGCCTGCGCGGCCGGCGCTCGAATCGGGACGGCATCGGCGCCGTGGTGATCGCAGCCGGGCAGACCGTTTCCGCAGCCAGCTCCGGCAGCTATCTCGCGTCAAGCGACCCGCGCGTGCATATCGCCGGCAGACCCGGGAAGCTCGACATCCGCTGGCCATCGGGCGTACGGCAGACTGTGGAGGGCCTTGCGCCCGGACCGGTCGTCGAGATAGAGGAAAAAGAGTGA
- a CDS encoding tetratricopeptide repeat protein, whose translation MTRSLLLFAAVAAAQTITPELRRHVEAGLKAKQAGNLDAAIVEFRRVVELAPELAAAHVNLGAVYFEKRAWVDAVPSLRRALELNPDLPGARQMLGTSLLAQGAAAEALPLLEAAGVNDLAGIALLDLGRPRDAVDRLEAALTARPDDPDLLYYLALAHSQLSQRTFERLRANPAAGARVEQMLGEASAASGDREGAGKHFAAALAARPDLRGVHYALGELHFGVGDYARAEAEFRAETKLAPASAAAAFKLGVTLANLGRSKDALAELNRAYGLAPDMPETSFELGKLLASSGDLAGAATALERVTAVEGDSKLAEGALLQLSQVYRKAGRTDEADAALKRLRDLRSKRR comes from the coding sequence GTGACGCGGAGTCTCCTCCTGTTCGCGGCCGTGGCCGCCGCCCAGACGATCACACCGGAACTCCGCCGGCACGTGGAAGCCGGGCTCAAGGCGAAGCAAGCCGGCAATCTCGATGCCGCGATCGTCGAGTTCCGCCGCGTGGTGGAACTGGCGCCGGAGCTTGCCGCCGCGCACGTGAATCTCGGCGCGGTCTACTTCGAAAAGAGGGCGTGGGTGGACGCCGTGCCGTCGCTTCGCCGCGCGCTCGAACTCAACCCTGACCTTCCCGGGGCGCGGCAGATGCTTGGCACGTCGCTGCTCGCCCAAGGCGCCGCCGCCGAAGCGCTCCCGCTGCTCGAAGCCGCCGGCGTGAACGATCTGGCTGGAATCGCGCTGCTCGATCTCGGCCGTCCGCGCGATGCGGTCGACCGGCTGGAAGCCGCGCTCACCGCCCGCCCCGACGATCCCGACCTGCTCTACTACCTCGCGCTGGCGCATTCGCAGCTTTCCCAGCGGACATTCGAGCGGCTCCGCGCCAATCCCGCCGCCGGTGCGCGCGTGGAGCAGATGCTCGGCGAGGCGAGCGCGGCCTCCGGCGATCGCGAAGGCGCCGGCAAGCACTTCGCCGCGGCCCTCGCCGCGCGGCCCGATCTGCGCGGCGTCCACTACGCGCTCGGTGAGCTACACTTCGGCGTGGGCGACTACGCGAGAGCCGAAGCCGAGTTCCGCGCCGAAACAAAGCTTGCGCCGGCCTCGGCCGCGGCTGCGTTCAAGCTGGGCGTCACGCTGGCGAACCTCGGCCGGTCGAAAGACGCGCTGGCCGAACTCAACCGTGCCTACGGCCTCGCGCCCGACATGCCGGAGACTTCCTTCGAACTCGGCAAACTGCTCGCCTCCTCGGGTGATCTTGCCGGCGCGGCGACGGCGCTCGAGCGCGTCACTGCCGTCGAGGGCGATTCCAAGCTGGCTGAAGGAGCGCTGCTGCAGCTCTCGCAGGTTTATCGAAAAGCCGGACGGACGGATGAGGCCGACGCGGCTTTGAAGCGGCTGCGGGATCTGCGGAGCAAGCGCCGCTAG
- a CDS encoding DUF1501 domain-containing protein has protein sequence MSTTQMLNRRQFLGTAAAAAAARGARIEPKADTLIVLWMAGGMAQTETFDPKRYTPFENGLDPNRVLSTFPSIDTAVDNIKISQGLERIAKVMDRATMVRTYQAGDLGHILHSRHQFHWHTGYAPPQSVAAPHIGAWISKTLGPKHPDMPAFIDVGQSLEIGAESDALKAFHTAGFLGTEYGPFFITDPRDAAVAVRPPNHIGPERFERRYERYKQLLEASPALGADRASAQQESLRKAVENAHRLLISPAAQAFDISREKKETIDTYTGGDPNNRFGLGCLLARRLTEAGARFIEITTEYIPFRYWDTHENGHQRTIQVKKTIDAPVSQLVLDLEERGLLDRTLIVVASEFGRDMMQEGKPDKPVKDQVKIPDKLTDIKHYGMHRHFTEAGSVLLFGGGMKKGHLYGKTADERPCRVVDKPVHIEDLHATIYHALGIPANHGYEVEKRPFYVTKDGKGKPILDLFA, from the coding sequence ATGTCGACTACGCAAATGTTGAACCGGCGCCAGTTTCTCGGAACCGCGGCCGCCGCCGCCGCCGCCCGCGGCGCGAGGATCGAACCGAAGGCCGATACGCTCATCGTGTTGTGGATGGCCGGCGGCATGGCGCAGACCGAAACGTTCGACCCGAAGCGCTACACGCCGTTCGAGAACGGGCTGGACCCGAATCGCGTGCTGAGCACGTTCCCATCGATCGACACCGCCGTCGACAATATCAAGATCTCGCAGGGCCTCGAACGGATCGCGAAGGTGATGGACCGCGCGACGATGGTGCGCACCTACCAGGCCGGCGACCTCGGCCACATCCTGCACAGCCGGCATCAGTTCCATTGGCACACCGGCTACGCCCCGCCGCAATCGGTGGCGGCGCCGCACATCGGCGCGTGGATCTCGAAGACACTCGGGCCGAAGCATCCGGACATGCCGGCGTTCATCGACGTCGGCCAGAGCCTGGAGATCGGCGCTGAAAGCGACGCGTTGAAGGCGTTCCACACGGCCGGGTTCCTGGGCACGGAGTACGGTCCGTTTTTCATCACGGACCCGCGCGATGCCGCGGTGGCGGTCCGTCCGCCGAATCATATCGGGCCGGAGCGGTTTGAGCGGCGTTACGAGCGGTACAAGCAACTTCTCGAAGCCAGTCCGGCGCTGGGCGCGGATCGCGCGAGCGCGCAGCAGGAGTCCCTGCGCAAGGCAGTGGAGAACGCGCACAGGCTGTTGATCTCGCCGGCGGCGCAGGCATTCGACATCTCGCGCGAAAAGAAGGAAACCATCGACACCTACACAGGCGGGGATCCGAACAATCGCTTCGGGCTCGGGTGCTTGCTGGCGCGCCGGCTCACCGAGGCGGGCGCGCGGTTCATCGAGATCACCACTGAGTACATCCCGTTCCGCTACTGGGACACGCACGAGAACGGCCACCAGCGCACCATTCAGGTGAAGAAGACGATCGACGCGCCGGTATCGCAACTGGTGCTCGATCTCGAAGAGCGCGGTCTGCTCGACCGGACTCTCATCGTGGTGGCGAGCGAGTTCGGGCGCGACATGATGCAGGAGGGCAAGCCCGACAAGCCGGTGAAAGATCAGGTGAAGATCCCGGACAAGCTCACCGACATCAAGCACTACGGCATGCACCGGCACTTCACTGAGGCGGGGAGTGTGCTGCTGTTCGGCGGCGGGATGAAGAAGGGGCATCTCTACGGGAAGACGGCCGACGAGCGGCCGTGCCGGGTGGTGGACAAGCCGGTTCATATCGAGGATCTGCACGCGACGATCTATCACGCGCTGGGGATTCCGGCGAATCACGGGTACGAGGTTGAGAAGCGGCCGTTCTATGTGACCAAGGACGGCAAGGGTAAACCGATCCTCGATCTGTTCGCCTAG